The following DNA comes from Bradyrhizobium sp. SK17.
GCGGCGCGTTGCGACTTCATCGAGAGCCTGCCTGAGGGCATGAACACCATCGTCGGCGATCGCGGCGTCAAGGTCTCGGGTGGCCAGCGCCAGCGCATCGCGATCGCGCGCGCTTTCCTGAAGGACGCGCCGATCCTGCTGCTCGACGAAGCCACCGCGGCGCTCGATGCGGAATCCGAGGAGGCGATCCGCGAGGCGTTGTCGCGGCTGATGCGCGGGCGTACGGTGGTGGCGATCGCGCACCGTCTCGCGACGCTGCGCAGCTTCGATCGCGTGGTCGTGTTGCAGGGCGGCCGGATCGTCGAGGACGGTCCGCCCGATATCCTGGTGAAGGGAAGGGGTCCCTACCGCGACCTCGTGGCGCGCGAAATGGGCCGCCTCTCCACCAGCGCGGCCTGATCCCCGCGTCATCAAGCATGTGCTTGCGTTCCCGTGCGTTCGTAGAGCCCGGACTCGAGCTGAAGAAAGTCGCCAGAGGTTCAGATGGCAGCTGACGTCGTTACGCAGATCATCACCGCTCGCATCACTGAGCACGTCGCCGAATCGCCGTTCTATATCCCGATGACCGGGCCCGCGGCGCGGCCGCGGCGCTCGCTCAAGCATGACGACACCTTTATCGTGCTCGACAGCCATGGCGATATCGGCGCCTCGGCCGGCGGGCCGGACGGCCTGTTCAATGCCGACACGCGTTACCTCGCGCGGCTGGAGATGGTGCTGGAGGGCGTGCAGCCATTGCTGCTCGGCTCCAACATGCGCGACGACAATTCGGCGCTGACCGTCGATCTCACCAATTCCGACGTCTATCGCGACGGCCGCCTGACCTTGCAGAAGGATACGCTGCACATCGTGCGCTCGATCTTCCTGTGGCGCGGCACCGCCTATCAGCGCATCGGCTTGCAGAACCACGGCGAGCAAGTGGCGAGCTTCGACCTCACGCTGCTGTTCGACAATGATTTCGCCGATTTGTTCGAGGTGCGCGGCGAGCGGCGGCCGCGGCGCGGCATAGGGTCGGGCAAGCTGCTTGGCCCGACCGATGTGGCGCTGGAGTATCGCGGTCTCGACGAGCAGACGCGGATCACCGCGCTGCATTTCGATCCGCGGCCGACGCGGCTGTCGGTCAACGCCGCGACCTATCATTTCGACCTCGAGCCCGGCCGGGTCACCTCGCTGTTCGTCGCGGTGTCCTGCAACAAGCCGATCATGCAGAAGCCGGTGCCGTTCTTCCGCGGGCTCCTGGCGCACCGCCGCGAGATGCGCAATTCCTCGGCCGGTGCGGCCTCGATCGAGACCTCGAACAACATCTTCAACGAGGTGCTGTGCCAGGCGATGGCCGACCTCAACATGCTGATGACCGAGACGCCGCAGGGCCGTTACCCCTATGCCGGCATTCCCTGGTACTCGACGACATTCGGCCGTGACGGGCTGATCACCGCGTTGCAGATGCTGTGGGTCGATCCACGAATCGCCAGGGGCGTGCTGAAGCGGCTGGCGCTGTTCCAGGCCAAGGACGTCGATCCATTGGCCGACGCCGCGCCCGGCAAGATCCTGCACGAGATGCGCGGCGGCGAGATGGCCGCGCTGCGCGAGGTGCCGTTCGCGCATTACTACGGCAGCGTCGATTCGACGCCGCTGTTCGTGCTGTTGGCCGGGCTCTATCTGGAGCGCACCGGCGACGTCGAGACGTTGCGCGAATTGTGGCCTGCGGTCGAGGCCGCCTTGCAATGGATCGACGGTCCCGGGGATCCGGATCGTGACGGCTTCGTCGAATATCAGCGCGCGACCGAGGAGGGGCTTCGGAACCAAGGCTGGAAGGACTCCTTCGACGCCATCTTCCACGCCGACGGCAGGCTCGCCGAAGGCAACATCGCGCTGGCGGAGGTGCAGGGCTATGTGTTCGCCGGCAAGCAGCTTGCCGCGCGTACGGCGCGCCGGCTCGGCTTCGCGGACAAGGCCGCCAAGCTCGATGCCGAAGCCGAACGGCTGCGCGAGCGGTTCGAGCAGGCCTTCTGGTGCGAGGAACTCGGCACCTACGCGCTTGCGCTCGACGGCGCCAAGCAGCCGTGCAAGGTGCGCACGTCGAATGCCGGACAGACCTTGTTTTCGGGCATGGTGCGCCAAGACCGCGCGCGACGGGTCGCTGCCGATCTGATGAGCCAGAGATTCTTCACGGGCTGGGGCATCCGCACGGTCGCCGCAGGCGAGGCGCGCTACAATCCGATGTCGTATCACGACGGCTCGATCTGGCCGCATGACAATGCGCTGATCGCGCTCGGATTGGCCCGTTACGGCCTCAAGCATTCGGTCGCGCATCTCTTCAAGGGGCTGTTCGACGCCGCAAGCTATATGGAGCTGCGGCGGCTACCCGAACTGTTCTGCGGCTTCCGTCGCGAGCGCCGGCGCGGCCCGGTGCTGTATCCCGTGGCCTGCGCGCCGCAGGCCTGGGCGAGCGCGACACCGTTCACCTTGCTGGAGGCCGCGCTCGGCCTCGAATTCGATACCGCGCGTGGCGAGATCAGGCTGCGCGATCCGTGCCTGCCGGAGTTCCTCAATGAGGTGGTGCTGCGTGATCTGAGGCTCGGTGCCTCCAGCGTCGACCTGAGGCTGCGTCGTCACGGCGACGAGGTGTCGCTCGAAGTGCTGCGCACGCGCGGCCAGATCCAGGTGTCGATCGTGCTGACGCATTGAGCGTCCGTGCGCAGCGGCAAATCGTGGGGAGAGGTACATGCGTCCGAGGGTGATGATTTTATTGGTCGCAGTGGCGCTGCTGACTTGCGCCAACGTCCGCGCCGGCGACGACGCCGCCCCGGCGCCAGCTCCGCCAGCGGCGGCCCCGGCGCCGCCGGCGCCGAAGGATGCGGCCAAGGAGCCGTCGCCACCGCCATCGGTGACCGTGATCGGCGCGCGCGATGCCCACGGCATTCTCGGGCGCGATGTGCGCAGCTCCGCCAATGAAGACATGGGCCGCATCGTCGACGTCATCGTCGATCGCGATGGCAAGGTCCGCGCCGCCGTGATCGATTTCGGCGGGTTCCTCGGCGTCGGCAGCCGCAAGATCGTGGTCGACTGGAACGCACTGCGTTTCGCCGGCGTTTCCAGCAAGAGCGACAGCATCACGCTCGACCTCAACAAGCAGCAGGTCAGCGCTGCGCCGGAATACAAGGAAGATACACCGCTGATCGTGCTGGGCGCGGCCGGCAATCTCCATCCATGGGATTACGAGCATTAGGGGGCAGAAGCTGGTCGCGCGTCCGAACTCTTCCTTCGAGGCGGTTGGCGACGATCGTGGTGAGCGGTCAGCCGGCACCAATGTCGTGCCGATGGTGCCCGATCGGCCCGATCCGGGGCAACCGCG
Coding sequences within:
- a CDS encoding amylo-alpha-1,6-glucosidase, whose protein sequence is MAADVVTQIITARITEHVAESPFYIPMTGPAARPRRSLKHDDTFIVLDSHGDIGASAGGPDGLFNADTRYLARLEMVLEGVQPLLLGSNMRDDNSALTVDLTNSDVYRDGRLTLQKDTLHIVRSIFLWRGTAYQRIGLQNHGEQVASFDLTLLFDNDFADLFEVRGERRPRRGIGSGKLLGPTDVALEYRGLDEQTRITALHFDPRPTRLSVNAATYHFDLEPGRVTSLFVAVSCNKPIMQKPVPFFRGLLAHRREMRNSSAGAASIETSNNIFNEVLCQAMADLNMLMTETPQGRYPYAGIPWYSTTFGRDGLITALQMLWVDPRIARGVLKRLALFQAKDVDPLADAAPGKILHEMRGGEMAALREVPFAHYYGSVDSTPLFVLLAGLYLERTGDVETLRELWPAVEAALQWIDGPGDPDRDGFVEYQRATEEGLRNQGWKDSFDAIFHADGRLAEGNIALAEVQGYVFAGKQLAARTARRLGFADKAAKLDAEAERLRERFEQAFWCEELGTYALALDGAKQPCKVRTSNAGQTLFSGMVRQDRARRVAADLMSQRFFTGWGIRTVAAGEARYNPMSYHDGSIWPHDNALIALGLARYGLKHSVAHLFKGLFDAASYMELRRLPELFCGFRRERRRGPVLYPVACAPQAWASATPFTLLEAALGLEFDTARGEIRLRDPCLPEFLNEVVLRDLRLGASSVDLRLRRHGDEVSLEVLRTRGQIQVSIVLTH
- a CDS encoding PRC-barrel domain-containing protein, whose translation is MRPRVMILLVAVALLTCANVRAGDDAAPAPAPPAAAPAPPAPKDAAKEPSPPPSVTVIGARDAHGILGRDVRSSANEDMGRIVDVIVDRDGKVRAAVIDFGGFLGVGSRKIVVDWNALRFAGVSSKSDSITLDLNKQQVSAAPEYKEDTPLIVLGAAGNLHPWDYEH